Genomic DNA from Salinibacter pepae:
CCATTCGCAATTTCTATCGCGTGTACGCCGGGATCGACGAGGAGAGTGCTGACGCTACCCACGACTTTCTGGAGTCGATTATCTACACGGACGAGTATCCGCTCACCCGTCTGGGTAGCACCACGGCATCGGAAACGACAAAGGTGCTGGAAAACTCGTATCGGGCCATGAACATTGCGTTTGTACAAGAGTGGACAGAGTTTGCTGAAGAGGTGGGCGTGAATCTTTACGAAGTCATTGAGGCCATTCGGAAGCGCCCAACACACCAAAACCTCATGTTTCCGGGGCTCGGTGTGGGCGGCTATTGCTTAACCAAAGATCCACTTCTGGCATCTTGGGCACGCGATGCTCATGGAAATAGCGACGGGGAGGCACGTCTCCCTCAGAGTGAGACGGCCGTCGAGATCAATGACCGGATGCCTCGTCATACCTTTAATCAGCTTCGGGCGGCACTTGGTGATACGGTTGACGGACAGACGGTGCTTATGCTCGGTGTATCGTACCGGAAAGACGTGGGGGATACGCGATACACGCCTGCTGAATACCTTTACGACCTCCTGCAGGAGCACGGGGCTGAAGTGCGACTCCACGATCCGTTCGTCGAGTACTGGGAAGAGCGCAACCGCGATGTAAATCAGGACTTGGATGCTGCCCTTACCGACGAGATTGAGGCCGTCGTCTTTTCGACGCCGCATTCCGAGTACGAAGATAATGCTGAACTGCACCGCCGACTGCATGGTCTTTCCCGTGCAATTGTTGTGCACGATGCCTGGGGGGTGTTGAGCGACGGTGAGATTGGCGCGCTGCAGAGCGCGCACCGCGTGCAGGTGACGGGGCGAGGCGATCTCAATTCCGAAGAGGTCGATTCTGACAACCGATCTTCTCAGTCGGCCTCCTCGCTCGAATCCTCTTCCAATGTCTCCCTTGCATCATGAACCGCATTCTTCTGCTCGGCGGTGCCGGATTTATCGGGTGCCACCTGGCTCGTTACTTCGTGGAGCGGGGCGACTGCCAGATCACGCTCGTTGATAACTTTTTTCGGAGCAAACAGGACGAGGAACTGGACACGCTACTCCAGACGCCGGCTGTTGACATCGTAGAAGGAGACCTCACCGAACGGTCGACGTTCGACCGATTGGACGATGAGTACGACCACGTCTATGTCCTCGCCGCGGTGGTCGGGGTGGGGTACACTGAAGATATGCCGGAGGAGGTGTGGCGCATCAACACAGCGATCACGCTCAACACGTTCGAGTGGCTTCGCGAGAGCAGTGTCTCCCGTGTGCTCTTTGCCTCGACGAGTGAGACTTACGCGGGCACGGTGGAGGAATTCGGAGCCGAGATTCCAACGCAAGAGGACGTACCGCTCTCCATTACCGACATCACGCAGCCCCGCTTCACGTACGCGGTGACGAAGATGCTCGGTGAGGCGGGCATCGCACATTACGCAGAGGCATATGACTTTGAGCAGATCACCGTCCGCTTTCACAACGTATATGGGCCGCGGATGGGGTTTAAGCACGTCATTCCGCAGGTCGTGGAGCGGTTCTATGAGGAGGAGGATCCGTTTACAGTCTACGGCTACGACCAGACGCGGGCCTTCTGTCACATTGACGATGCGGTTCGCGGCGTGGCAGAGGCCATGGAGACGCCCGGGGCGGCCGGGCGAACCTACCACATCGGGGACGATCGGGACGAAATCACCATAGAGACCTTGATTCGCTACATCGGCGATCTAATGGAGTTTGACGGCGAGTACGAACAAGGACCGTCGCATGCCGGCAGTGTGTCCCGTCGGTGTCCGGATGTGGACCGGGCCCGAGAAGTTTTCGGCTATGAGCCGCAGGTGCACTGGAAAGAGGGGGTGGAGGAAACAGTTGAGTGGTATACTGACTACTTTGAGTCGGAGCGTGAGGTGTTTGAGTAAGGGGACTATTTTGTCGAACAGTGGGAGTGTGCGTATGATGATCGCGAGTGAAATTGAGACGGCTATTCGGGCGGCTATTGGACCCCAGGAGGATTTTGTGGCGCTTCACGAGCCGACATTTCAAGGAAATGAGTGGGAATACGTAAAGGAGTGCATCGACACGGGCTGGGTGTCGCCTGTCGGGTCGTATGTCGACCAGTTTGAGGAGAAGATTGCCGAATACACGGGAGCTGAGCGGGCCGTGGCTGTCAACAACGGAACGGCGGCCCTGAAGGTGGGCCTCCGGCTCGTGGGCGTGGAGGAGGGCGACGAGGTGCTCGTGCCGGCGCTCACGTTCGTCGCCACGGCGAACGCCGTCTCGTACCTTGGGGCGACGCCGCATTTTGTGGACAGTGAGCGCCGGACGCTCGGAGTCGATCCAGATAGGCTGGACACGTATCTCGATCGGACGACAGAGATGCGAGGTGAGGCGTGCTACAATCGGGAGACGGGGCGACGCATTCGGGCCGTTGTACCCATGCACACGTTCGGCCATCCCGTCGACCTCGACCGCCTGGCCGACGTTTGTGACCGCTATAAGCTGGAGATGGTGGAGGATGCCGCAGAGTCGCTGGGCTCTACTTACAAGGGCAACCACACCGGGAACTGGGGACGTTGCGCAGCGCTCAGCTTCAACGGCAACAAGACAATTACGACGGGCGGTGGGGGGGCGATTATAACTAACGACCCGGCTCTTGCAGACCGCGCCCGGCACCTCACGAAAGTAGCGAAAAAGGATCATCCCTGGGAGTATAACCACGACACGGTGGGATATAACTACCGGCTGCCCAACATCAACGCGGCTCTCGGCTGCGCGCAACTTGAACAGTTGCCCTTGTATCTTGAAAACAAGCGCCGGCTCGCTGAGCGGTACAGCGAAGAGGTAGACCGAATTGACGGGGTGACGTTCGTTGACGAGCCCGAGTTCGGG
This window encodes:
- a CDS encoding NAD-dependent epimerase/dehydratase family protein produces the protein MNRILLLGGAGFIGCHLARYFVERGDCQITLVDNFFRSKQDEELDTLLQTPAVDIVEGDLTERSTFDRLDDEYDHVYVLAAVVGVGYTEDMPEEVWRINTAITLNTFEWLRESSVSRVLFASTSETYAGTVEEFGAEIPTQEDVPLSITDITQPRFTYAVTKMLGEAGIAHYAEAYDFEQITVRFHNVYGPRMGFKHVIPQVVERFYEEEDPFTVYGYDQTRAFCHIDDAVRGVAEAMETPGAAGRTYHIGDDRDEITIETLIRYIGDLMEFDGEYEQGPSHAGSVSRRCPDVDRAREVFGYEPQVHWKEGVEETVEWYTDYFESEREVFE
- a CDS encoding nucleotide sugar dehydrogenase, which codes for MALVVATAPHEDYAVIGVDLPTEAGRRKVDALNKGTFPIESTDSTVEELHEQALGQGNFLATCNECAYNVADIVIVDVNLDVEKENDSQRTLQGYDVDLDPFENACQTIAERCPPETLVIVETTVPPGTCRNVVKPIFDETFEKRGLPKNYRLGHSFERVMPGPDYVDSIRNFYRVYAGIDEESADATHDFLESIIYTDEYPLTRLGSTTASETTKVLENSYRAMNIAFVQEWTEFAEEVGVNLYEVIEAIRKRPTHQNLMFPGLGVGGYCLTKDPLLASWARDAHGNSDGEARLPQSETAVEINDRMPRHTFNQLRAALGDTVDGQTVLMLGVSYRKDVGDTRYTPAEYLYDLLQEHGAEVRLHDPFVEYWEERNRDVNQDLDAALTDEIEAVVFSTPHSEYEDNAELHRRLHGLSRAIVVHDAWGVLSDGEIGALQSAHRVQVTGRGDLNSEEVDSDNRSSQSASSLESSSNVSLAS
- a CDS encoding LegC family aminotransferase, giving the protein MMIASEIETAIRAAIGPQEDFVALHEPTFQGNEWEYVKECIDTGWVSPVGSYVDQFEEKIAEYTGAERAVAVNNGTAALKVGLRLVGVEEGDEVLVPALTFVATANAVSYLGATPHFVDSERRTLGVDPDRLDTYLDRTTEMRGEACYNRETGRRIRAVVPMHTFGHPVDLDRLADVCDRYKLEMVEDAAESLGSTYKGNHTGNWGRCAALSFNGNKTITTGGGGAIITNDPALADRARHLTKVAKKDHPWEYNHDTVGYNYRLPNINAALGCAQLEQLPLYLENKRRLAERYSEEVDRIDGVTFVDEPEFGRSNYWLNAIMLSAEKAHRRDDVLAQLNDHDLMSRPAWKPMHWLPMYEDCPRMDVSVAEAVYERLLNIPSSVFL